A DNA window from Paenibacillus andongensis contains the following coding sequences:
- a CDS encoding D-2-hydroxyacid dehydrogenase, whose protein sequence is MNIVAITGMDLTSMQKQMPQDLKERCQFHWFKSSSEAGEHIADADVIITAGRLNPDTLKQATKLKWMQTISAGVDKLPLQELAERNVILTNARGVHTIQMSEFTLSLMLQWVRKANLLHERQQSKIWDNKVSFDELYGKTIGIIGAGAIGEAVARKAKAFDMTVIGLNRSGSPHPAFDSTVSGEEGLTTLLSQSDFVVLLLPSTAKTRGFLTKEHLRLMKPSAFLINLARGDVIEEEDLIHALQEGKLAGAALDVFEQEPLPATSPLWNMDNVILTPHIAGSSAHYTERVSTIFYHNMRAILDGTEMMNVVDLTEGY, encoded by the coding sequence ATGAATATTGTCGCCATAACTGGGATGGATTTGACTTCCATGCAAAAGCAGATGCCGCAAGACTTGAAGGAACGCTGCCAATTTCATTGGTTTAAATCTTCAAGTGAAGCTGGAGAACACATTGCAGATGCAGATGTCATTATCACGGCTGGCCGCCTGAATCCGGACACCCTCAAGCAAGCGACCAAGCTGAAATGGATGCAAACCATATCTGCCGGCGTTGATAAACTCCCGCTGCAAGAATTGGCAGAACGAAATGTCATACTAACCAATGCCCGTGGGGTACATACGATCCAGATGAGTGAATTTACGCTAAGTCTCATGCTGCAGTGGGTTCGTAAAGCGAATCTTCTCCATGAGCGTCAGCAAAGTAAAATATGGGACAATAAAGTCAGTTTTGATGAGCTTTACGGTAAAACGATTGGCATTATTGGTGCTGGTGCAATCGGTGAAGCAGTTGCTCGCAAAGCTAAGGCCTTTGATATGACTGTCATTGGTTTGAATCGTTCCGGTTCGCCTCATCCTGCTTTCGATTCGACGGTCAGCGGAGAAGAAGGTTTGACGACTTTGCTTTCACAAAGTGATTTCGTCGTCCTTCTACTACCTAGCACAGCTAAAACGCGAGGCTTCTTGACCAAAGAACATCTTCGCTTAATGAAACCAAGTGCTTTCTTAATCAATTTGGCTCGTGGTGATGTCATTGAGGAAGAGGATTTGATCCATGCGCTGCAAGAAGGCAAACTGGCAGGTGCTGCACTCGATGTTTTTGAGCAGGAGCCTTTACCTGCAACTTCTCCCCTATGGAACATGGATAATGTTATCCTAACTCCGCATATCGCTGGATCTTCCGCTCACTACACGGAGCGAGTTTCCACCATTTTCTACCATAATATGAGAGCTATTCTAGATGGCACCGAGATGATGAATGTCGTTGATTTAACAGAAGGTTATTAA
- the serS gene encoding serine--tRNA ligase, translating into MLDIKWIRMHQDQVKEAAHNKGVECPLDELLEVDEKKRLLHQQVDQLRTERNRASAQIAQCMAGQKKGEAEALKDQVRGWNRTLTEYEAGLAELEERFNELMLTVPNLVSPETPIGVTDADNVVRKLVGQPTSFEFVPRDHMQIGEELDLFDFPRGVKVAGSRNYYLKGMGLYLHRAVQQLALDLLSDRGFTVMDVPLMVREETLQNAGFFPAGKDQTYELQDEHKWLVGTSEGPLVSYYADEMIDLSKGPIQLAAVSNCFRKEAGSAGRDVRGLYRVHQFAKVEQVILCENDPIIAEQMLDQITQNAEDILDLLELPYRVVAVCTGDMGAKNYKQYDIETWMPSRNSYGETHSSSSLLDFQARRSGLRYRDKNGELRYCYTLNNTAVATPRILIPLLENHQQADGSIYLPAALRPYMRGLAAIPNK; encoded by the coding sequence ATGTTGGATATCAAATGGATTCGAATGCATCAGGATCAAGTGAAGGAAGCGGCTCATAATAAAGGTGTAGAATGTCCCCTGGATGAGCTGCTTGAGGTAGATGAGAAGAAAAGGCTGCTGCATCAACAAGTGGATCAGCTGCGTACGGAACGCAATCGAGCATCAGCTCAGATTGCGCAGTGTATGGCTGGTCAGAAAAAGGGAGAAGCCGAGGCTTTGAAAGATCAGGTCCGCGGCTGGAACCGAACATTAACGGAGTACGAAGCGGGGCTTGCGGAACTGGAGGAGCGGTTCAATGAGCTAATGTTAACTGTACCGAATCTGGTTTCACCTGAAACTCCAATCGGGGTTACCGATGCAGATAATGTTGTACGAAAACTAGTGGGTCAGCCAACCTCGTTTGAATTTGTGCCTCGTGATCATATGCAAATCGGTGAGGAGTTGGATTTATTCGATTTCCCCCGCGGAGTGAAGGTGGCTGGAAGCCGGAATTACTACCTCAAGGGGATGGGGCTATACTTACACAGAGCTGTTCAACAGCTTGCTCTTGATCTGCTTTCAGACCGAGGGTTCACGGTAATGGATGTCCCTCTGATGGTGCGGGAAGAGACGCTGCAGAATGCGGGCTTCTTCCCCGCTGGGAAGGACCAGACCTATGAATTGCAGGATGAACATAAATGGTTAGTCGGCACATCGGAAGGTCCATTGGTTTCATATTATGCGGATGAAATGATAGATTTATCGAAGGGGCCGATACAACTGGCAGCGGTATCAAATTGTTTCCGTAAAGAAGCCGGTTCGGCGGGTAGAGATGTACGAGGATTATATCGTGTGCATCAATTTGCCAAAGTAGAGCAGGTAATTCTTTGTGAGAATGATCCTATCATTGCTGAACAAATGTTGGATCAAATTACACAGAATGCCGAAGATATTCTAGATTTACTTGAACTTCCTTATCGTGTTGTTGCTGTATGTACGGGAGATATGGGTGCCAAAAACTACAAGCAGTATGACATTGAGACATGGATGCCAAGCCGGAATAGCTATGGCGAAACGCACTCGTCGTCAAGCCTTCTTGACTTTCAGGCTCGCCGCAGCGGATTACGTTATAGGGATAAGAACGGTGAGCTGCGTTATTGCTATACCCTTAATAATACGGCTGTAGCCACACCTAGAATTCTAATTCCATTACTTGAGAATCATCAGCAAGCAGATGGTTCAATATATCTGCCAGCAGCTCTGAGACCTTATATGAGAGGGCTTGCTGCCATCCCGAATAAATAA